GCACGGTCGACCGCATATTGAGCGATCTGGCCAATTCCCAAGGCGGGTTGGAACGTATCAAAAACACCCCGCTTCCCATCCAATATTCGACGATCCCGCTTTTTGTCACTCATGTTTTCTGCATCGTGTTGCCGCTTTCAGCGGTGCAGACCCTGGGATGGATCACCCCCCTTGGCTCCAGCCTTGTCGGGTTCCTGTTTCAGGCGCTGGATAAAAGCGGGCGTGACCTGCAGGAGCCTTTCCGCCCCAGCGTGCACGCTCTGCCGATGCTGACCATGTCGCGCACGATTGAAATTGACCTTTTACAGGCAATCGGGGAGAAAGTCGGGCCGCCCATTGAGCCTGTCAATGACGTGCAGCCCTGAGCCGCGTCACTTTTGCAAAGGATTGCAGACAAATCCCATTATTTATGTTACACGCCTCAGATGAGCAAATCCAGAACCACTCTGAGCGAAGCGATTGAAGACACGACGCCCCGCAGCGCCGCAACATCATCTCCCCATCCGGCTGAGCCCGCCACCATGAAGGAGGCGCCGTTCCAGGAGGGCGATTCGATTGTTTATGCCGCGCATGGCGTGGGCCGCGTTGATCGCATCGGTGTTGATGAAATTGCCGGGACGAAGCTGGAGTTCATCCAGATTTCCTTCCCCGGCAATCAGATGACGTTGCGCATCCCGCTTGCCAAAGCCCAGAAATCCGGCCTTCGTAAAATTGTCACGCAGGACATTGTTGATAAAGCGATGTCGGTCATTAAAGGCAAACCCCATGTCAGCCGCGGCATGTGGGCCCGTCGCGCTGTCGCCTATCAGGAAAAGATCAATTCCGGGGATCTCGTGCAGATTGCCGAGGTGCTGCGCGATTTACGCCGGAATGTCGATAGTCTTGATGGCAGCTTCAGCGAGCGCAAACTTTTTG
This genomic stretch from Candidatus Kirkpatrickella diaphorinae harbors:
- a CDS encoding CarD family transcriptional regulator yields the protein MKEAPFQEGDSIVYAAHGVGRVDRIGVDEIAGTKLEFIQISFPGNQMTLRIPLAKAQKSGLRKIVTQDIVDKAMSVIKGKPHVSRGMWARRAVAYQEKINSGDLVQIAEVLRDLRRNVDSLDGSFSERKLFEAAQERFVSEVAILENRDSAVVLQELTEKMKALS